A single window of Cydia splendana chromosome 13, ilCydSple1.2, whole genome shotgun sequence DNA harbors:
- the LOC134795952 gene encoding zinc finger protein OZF-like isoform X1: MIHFEDVDTMEVLQACRCCLLRPPDKGLKTLYTHLGKTEIYSDMLTDCFDVDLTLGNDDCGICEMCVCRLRSVSDFKKQVKRSQKELRVCMEKILQRKNEKALKCEMSHEDTSTDEAMLRDEPSVKMERCDDRESDGDLALRLLDRSTTDPDAIREKHTCHICEQTLNQEGSLETHAHGQETDSMNETQDTTEYNKVDNLYSCDICKKEFKHQGYLNTHLKCHTDNYRYSCEICNKKFTLKSRYDIHKVTHTGEKRYKCDVCNRRYTQKCTLNAHLKYHTGDYRFSCEVCGKRFTQKAYLIKHMRVHTGEKPYSCKVCQKQFSQEGNLKTHSLIHSESNTSYSCDICNKEFKLKSTLKKHLLTHSGDKLFSCEICGKQFLRKSELSRHMNGHMGVKPHFCEICNKGFTLKSNLKAHKLTHTGEKSFLCDICHKPFRTRTHLKSHMLIHTGQKLHACEVCNKQFTHKSALNLHSRLHSGVKPYTCEVCKKEFRILSGLKLHSRVHTGEKPFKCEICNKTFAHPSSFRKHKRIHREKTYPW, translated from the exons ATGATTCATTTCGAAGATGTTGATACTATGGAAGTATTGCAAGCGTGTCGCTGCTGCCTGCTACGACCGCCAGACAAGGGTCTCAAAACTCTGTACACGCATCTCGGCAAAACTGAGATATATTCTGATATGCTCACCGATTGCTTCGATGTAGAT CTTACCCTAGGCAATGATGATTGTGGCATCTGTGAGATGTGTGTGTGCCGTCTCCGGAGTGTGAGTGACTTCAAAAAGCAAGTGAAGCGCAGCCAGAAAGAGCTGCGGGTTTGCATGGAAAAAATATTGCAAAGAAAAA ACGAAAAAGCCCTCAAGTGTGAGATGTCTCATGAAGACACGTCAACTGATGAAGCTATGCTAC GAGATGAGCCCTCTGTTAAGATGGAGAGGTGTGATGACCGAGAAAGCGATGGTGACTTAGCATTAC GACTGTTGGACCGTTCAACGACTGATCCCGACGCCATCCGTGAAAAGCATACATGCCACATTTGCGAACAAACGTTAAATCAAGAAGGTTCCCTCGAAACCCACGCGCATGGCCAGGAAACTGACTCTATGAATGAAACACAAGACACTACGGAATATAACAAAGTGGATAATTTATACTCATGTGACATATGCAAAAAAGAGTTCAAACATCAAGGATACTTAAACACTCACCTAAAATGTCATACGGACAATTATcgatactcctgtgaaatttgcaACAAGAAATTCACACTCAAATCACGTTACGACATTCATAAAGTCACCCACACAGGTGAAAAACGTTATAAATGTGATGTATGTAACAGACGGTACACACAAAAATGTACATTAAACGCTCATTTGAAATACCATACAGGGGACTACCGGTTCTCATGCGAAGTATGCGGTAAAAGATTTACCCAAAAAGCTTACTTGATTAAACATATGCGTGTCCACACTGGTGAAAAACCATATTCTTGTAAAGTCTGCCAAAAACAGTTTTCACAAGAAGGTAACTTAAAAACACACTCACTTATACATTCTGAAAGTAACACGTCATACTCTTGCGATATATGCAATAAAGAATTTAAACTAAAATCGACTTTAAAGAAACATTTACTGACCCATTCTGGTGATAAATTATTCAGTTGCGAAATATGTGGGAAACAATTTCTACGTAAAAGCGAACTGTCTAGACATATGAATGGACATATGGGTGTGAAGCCACATTTCTGTGAAATCTGCAACAAAGGTTTTACATTAAAAAGTAACTTGAAAGCTCATAAGCTAACGCACACTGGTGAGAAGTCCTTCTTGTGTGATATATGCCACAAACCATTTCGAACTAGAACACATCTAAAAAGCCACATGCTGATACATACTGGGCAAAAATTACATGCTTGTGAAGTGTGTAATAAGCAATTTACACATAAATCTGCTTTAAATCTTCATAGTAGACTTCACAGCGGGGTAAAGCCATACACATGCGAAGTCTGTAAAAAGGAATTTAGAATACTTTCTGGATTAAAGTTACACAGTCGTGTCCATACTGGTGAAAAGCCATTCAAGTGCGAAATCTGCAATAAAACATTTGCCCATCCATCAAGCTTTAGAAAACATAAGCGTATACATAGAGAGAAAACATATCCTTGGTGA
- the LOC134795952 gene encoding zinc finger protein OZF-like isoform X2, with translation MIHFEDVDTMEVLQACRCCLLRPPDKGLKTLYTHLGKTEIYSDMLTDCFDVDLTLGNDDCGICEMCVCRLRSVSDFKKQVKRSQKELRVCMEKILQRKRDEPSVKMERCDDRESDGDLALRLLDRSTTDPDAIREKHTCHICEQTLNQEGSLETHAHGQETDSMNETQDTTEYNKVDNLYSCDICKKEFKHQGYLNTHLKCHTDNYRYSCEICNKKFTLKSRYDIHKVTHTGEKRYKCDVCNRRYTQKCTLNAHLKYHTGDYRFSCEVCGKRFTQKAYLIKHMRVHTGEKPYSCKVCQKQFSQEGNLKTHSLIHSESNTSYSCDICNKEFKLKSTLKKHLLTHSGDKLFSCEICGKQFLRKSELSRHMNGHMGVKPHFCEICNKGFTLKSNLKAHKLTHTGEKSFLCDICHKPFRTRTHLKSHMLIHTGQKLHACEVCNKQFTHKSALNLHSRLHSGVKPYTCEVCKKEFRILSGLKLHSRVHTGEKPFKCEICNKTFAHPSSFRKHKRIHREKTYPW, from the exons ATGATTCATTTCGAAGATGTTGATACTATGGAAGTATTGCAAGCGTGTCGCTGCTGCCTGCTACGACCGCCAGACAAGGGTCTCAAAACTCTGTACACGCATCTCGGCAAAACTGAGATATATTCTGATATGCTCACCGATTGCTTCGATGTAGAT CTTACCCTAGGCAATGATGATTGTGGCATCTGTGAGATGTGTGTGTGCCGTCTCCGGAGTGTGAGTGACTTCAAAAAGCAAGTGAAGCGCAGCCAGAAAGAGCTGCGGGTTTGCATGGAAAAAATATTGCAAAGAAAAA GAGATGAGCCCTCTGTTAAGATGGAGAGGTGTGATGACCGAGAAAGCGATGGTGACTTAGCATTAC GACTGTTGGACCGTTCAACGACTGATCCCGACGCCATCCGTGAAAAGCATACATGCCACATTTGCGAACAAACGTTAAATCAAGAAGGTTCCCTCGAAACCCACGCGCATGGCCAGGAAACTGACTCTATGAATGAAACACAAGACACTACGGAATATAACAAAGTGGATAATTTATACTCATGTGACATATGCAAAAAAGAGTTCAAACATCAAGGATACTTAAACACTCACCTAAAATGTCATACGGACAATTATcgatactcctgtgaaatttgcaACAAGAAATTCACACTCAAATCACGTTACGACATTCATAAAGTCACCCACACAGGTGAAAAACGTTATAAATGTGATGTATGTAACAGACGGTACACACAAAAATGTACATTAAACGCTCATTTGAAATACCATACAGGGGACTACCGGTTCTCATGCGAAGTATGCGGTAAAAGATTTACCCAAAAAGCTTACTTGATTAAACATATGCGTGTCCACACTGGTGAAAAACCATATTCTTGTAAAGTCTGCCAAAAACAGTTTTCACAAGAAGGTAACTTAAAAACACACTCACTTATACATTCTGAAAGTAACACGTCATACTCTTGCGATATATGCAATAAAGAATTTAAACTAAAATCGACTTTAAAGAAACATTTACTGACCCATTCTGGTGATAAATTATTCAGTTGCGAAATATGTGGGAAACAATTTCTACGTAAAAGCGAACTGTCTAGACATATGAATGGACATATGGGTGTGAAGCCACATTTCTGTGAAATCTGCAACAAAGGTTTTACATTAAAAAGTAACTTGAAAGCTCATAAGCTAACGCACACTGGTGAGAAGTCCTTCTTGTGTGATATATGCCACAAACCATTTCGAACTAGAACACATCTAAAAAGCCACATGCTGATACATACTGGGCAAAAATTACATGCTTGTGAAGTGTGTAATAAGCAATTTACACATAAATCTGCTTTAAATCTTCATAGTAGACTTCACAGCGGGGTAAAGCCATACACATGCGAAGTCTGTAAAAAGGAATTTAGAATACTTTCTGGATTAAAGTTACACAGTCGTGTCCATACTGGTGAAAAGCCATTCAAGTGCGAAATCTGCAATAAAACATTTGCCCATCCATCAAGCTTTAGAAAACATAAGCGTATACATAGAGAGAAAACATATCCTTGGTGA
- the LOC134796345 gene encoding calpain-7-like, producing MSDFVNATEAASLAVTFDQAGQIDKAVECYRTAARLLDRVRDQVPPERQTELRDKVRQYLQRATLLQEQKDNAQQAECERGLQQCYFLLQQALDADEAGLEDLALQLYTQAVELAVTIKSSDPDIQTKVKNLARQALDRAEELKGINKIGAMSLNDPKRPPPNKAQLQREQSVHLKVSGKQIYSNEEKEVLRQTSNINNNCFLPFMDIDLSERFQYAIPFEDRASELKLSSKQASEFERWVRPHEICSDPKMIVGDHVDCFSIKQTIVSDCSFVASLAVSALYEKRFNKKIITSIIYPKNKNKDPVYNPFGKYMVKLHLNGVRRKIIIDDRLPYSRYGRLLCSYSSNKNEFWVSLLEKAYMKVMGGYDFPGSNSNIDLHALTGWIPERCAIRSEPDFNSDALYEIIRTRLQRGEVLVTAATGTLSDADGERTGLVPAHAYAVLDVRIANGVKLLKLKNPWSHLRWRGNYSELDTHHWTHDLRSQLNYDPDSAAQYDNGVFWIDYASILNFFDVFYLNWNPDMFEYTYCIHQKWDAGNGPVKDAYNIGENPQFSLHVHGKGAVWLLLTRHITQIDDFRDNKEYITLLVYKNNGKRIYYPYEPPPHIDGVRINSPHYLCKIIVGETSADKYTLVVSQYEKSRTIYYTLRAYATCPISMEKLESYRHTKTISGEWVGRSAGGCENHRDTYKNNPKIYITVPESRVPCRVVAQLKGPKQYQMGMDARVESISDPNVTAPFVKESSGAYRSGFVVLELPVLPAGRYVIMPSTYHPGQEGPFILELKSTIELACEARG from the exons ATGAGTGATTTTGTAAACGCTACGGAGGCAGCATCGCTTGCTGTTACATTCGATCAAGCAGGACAGATAGATAAAGCGGTAGAATGTTACAGAACAGCAGCGAGACTATTGGATAGAGTTCGCGATCAAGTTCCTCCAGAACGGCAAACAGAACTACGTGATAAAGTACGACAATACCTTCAGAGAGCTACCCTCCTGCAGGAACAAAAAG ACAATGCACAGCAAGCAGAGTGTGAGCGAGGGCTGCAGCAATGCTACTTCCTCCTGCAGCAGGCTCTGGATGCGGATGAAGCTGGACTTGAGGATCTGGCGCTGCAGTTGTACACACAGGCTGTGGAGCTGGCAGTTACTATA AAATCAAGTGACCCAGACATACAGACTAAAGTAAAGAATTTGGCGAGACAGGCACTGGATCGAGCTGAGGAGTTGAAAGGGATCAACAAAATAGGAGCCATGTCGCTAAACGACCCAAAGAGGCCGC CACCAAACAAAGCCCAGCTCCAAAGAGAACAGAGTGTTCACTTAAAAGTGAGTGGTAAGCAGATCTACTCTAACGAGGAGAAGGAGGTTCTGAGGCAgacatcaaatataaacaacaACTGCTTTCTGCCGTTCATGGATATTGATCTTTCAGAAAG GTTCCAGTACGCAATTCCCTTCGAAGACCGAGCGAGCGAGCTAAAGCTGTCGTCCAAGCAAGCCAGCGAGTTCGAACGCTGGGTGCGACCGCACGAGATTTGCTCTGACCCCAAGATGATAGTCGGCGATCATGTTGACTGCTTCAGTATTAAACAAACC ATAGTGTCAGACTGTTCATTTGTGGCCTCCCTCGCCGTCAGCGCCCTCTACGAGAAACGGTTCAACAAGAAAATCATAACATCCATCATTTATCCGAAGAATAAGAACAAGGATCCTGTGTACAACCCGTTTGGGAAGTACATGGTCAAGTTACATCTTAACGGAGTTAGGAGAAAG atcaTTATCGACGATCGATTACCATACAGCCGTTACGGCCGCCTGTTGTGTTCGTACTCGAGCAATAAGAATGAATTCTGGGTGTCGCTACTTGAGAAGGCTTACATGAAGGTCATGGGTGGATATGACTTCCCTGGGTCCAATAGT AATATAGATCTGCACGCACTGACCGGCTGGATCCCGGAGCGGTGTGCGATCCGCAGCGAGCCGGATTTCAACAGTGACGCCCTCTATGAGATCATACGGACGAGACTGCAGCGAGGCGAG GTACTGGTAACAGCGGCCACAGGCACTTTAAGTGACGCGGACGGCGAACGAACGGGGCTTGTACCCGCACATGCGTACGCCGTACTGGATGTCAGAATCGctaat GGCGTGAAACTCTTAAAACTCAAAAACCCCTGGTCCCACCTCCGCTGGCGTGGAAACTATTCCGAGCTCGACACCCACCACTGGACCCACGACCTACGATCACAGCTCAACTACGACCCTGACAGTGCGGCGCAATATGATAATGGGGTGTTTTGGATAGACTACGCGagtattttgaactttttcgaCGTTTTCTATCTCAATTGGAACCCGGATATGTTCGAGTACACATATTGCATACATCA AAAATGGGATGCCGGCAACGGCCCAGTGAAAGACGCATACAACATCGGAGAGAACCCTCAATTCTCTCTCCACGTGCACGGCAAGGGGGCCGTGTGGTTGTTGCTAACCCGGCACATCACGCAGATTGACGATTTTAGGGACAATAAGGAGTATATCACGTTGTTGGTTTATAAGAATAATGGGAAACGAATTTATTATCCAT ACGAGCCTCCCCCCCACATCGACGGCGTCCGCATCAACAGCCCCCACTACCTCTGCAAGATCATCGTCGGCGAAACCAGCGCCGACAAATACACGCTAGTCGTCTCACAGTACGAGAAGTCACGGACGATATACTACACGTTACGGGCCTATGCGACTTGCCCGATTTCGATGGAAAAGTTGGAGAGCTATCGGCATACTAAAACA ATCTCAGGCGAGTGGGTGGGGCGGAGCGCCGGCGGCTGTGAGAACCATCGTGACACTTACAAGAACAACCCGAA GATCTACATCACCGTGCCAGAGAGCAGAGTGCCGTGTCGTGTAGTGGCGCAACTAAAGGGTCCCAAGCAGTACCAGATGGGTATGGACGCGAGGGTCGAGTCCATCAGTGACCCCAACGTTACAGCGCCCTTCGTCAAAGAGTCCTCGGGCGCTTACAG ATCCGGTTTCGTAGTGTTGGAGTTGCCAGTCCTCCCGGCGGGTCGGTACGTCATAATGCCGTCGACATACCACCCGGGGCAGGAGGGGCCCTTCATACTGGAGCTCAAGTCCACCATAGAGCTGGCGTGCGAGGCGCGCGGCTAG